The Campylobacter curvus genome includes the window GCGCGCTATCTCGTCTATGCTTAGCGGAGCGCGGAAACGAGAGCTTTTTTGCAGGGCGTTTTTCATCGGACGGCGGAAAAACTCAAGCACGCTGATAAATACCTGCGAGAAAAATTTATCCTTGAATTTGCCCGCCAAAAGCTTGTGCTCGACGACCGAATCGTATGCCAGATAGAGGAAAAAATCGACGAATTCAGGCATGATGACCTCGGCGCCTTCGTCTATCAAAATTTTTTCGATGTGATTGTTCGCGACCGGGTGATATTTGACTAGAATTTCACCCACGACGCCTACTTTTGGCTTCCAAAGATGCTCATATATCGGCAGCGCTTCAAAATCTTTGACGATAGCTTTGATATTTTTGCTGAATTTAAAATAATTGCCGTTTTTTATCTCGTCCGCGCAGCGCTTCATCCATTTATCGTATAACCGCTGTGCCGAGCCCGGCACGATCTCGTAGGGCAGGGTGCGGTTGCGGACGTTTTGTAAAAGATCGCCATAAACTCCGGCTTTGACGGCGTCTAGCATGCAGCTTCTGTTTAGCTCAAATGCGTCCGTCTCTAGCCCCCAGCACGCAAATACTGGCACCTGCGCGAAGCCTGCGTATTTTAGCGCCTGACGTAAGACGCCAAGGTAGTTCGTCGCACGGCAAGCCCCGCACGTTTGAAAGAGCATTATGGACGTGTGATCGGGGTCGCACTCGCCTGATTTGAGCGCGGCGATGAGCTGTCCGATGATGACGATAGCGGGGTAGCACATATCGTTGTTCACGTAGCGAAGCCCAAGGTCGATAGCTGCTTTTTCGGGCATTTGCGGGATCACGACGTTATAGCCGTGCTTGTTTAGTGCGCAGGTTAGAAGCTCAAAATGTATAGGCGCCATTTGCGGGGCCAGTATCGTGTGCGTTTGTATACACTCCGGTGTGAAGCGCGGCCTATCTGTTTTAGCAGCCGGCGTGAATGCTACCTTTTGCTTGCGCGCGAGTGCGGCGATCAGTGAGCGCAGGCGGATGCGCGCAGCGCCTAGGTTGCTCACTTCATCCAGCTTTATCATCGTGTAAATTTTATGATTTTCTTCGAGGATCGCTTTGACCTGTCCCGTGGTGATAGCGTCAAGCCCGCACCCAAAGGAGCTAAGCTGGATGAGAGTGATGTTATCATGCTGGGCTACGTAATGAGCGGCGTGATAGACCCTTGCATGGTAGCTCCATTGATTTACGATCTTTAAATTTTCCGAATTTATCGGGATGTGATAAATGGCATCTTCCGAGAGCACAGGAAGGCCATAAGACTGGATCATCTCAGGGATACCGTGGTTGATCTCAGGGTCGATGTGATAAGGACGCCCTGCGAGCAAGACGGCCGATTTGCCGCTTTTTTCAAGCTCCTCTAGCACGCTTAGGGCAAATTCACGCACATCGTTTTTATAGTGCTCAAGCTCTTCAAACCCGGCCTCGACCGCCGCTTTTATCTCCTTGCTAGAAATTTTGAATTCGCTAAATTCTTCCGCCAGACGCTCTATGAGCCGCGCCTTGTCATTTAGCGGCAAAAACGGCTGAAGGAAGCGGATATTTTTCTCTTTTAGTATATCCATATTCGTGCGGATATTTTCAGCGTATGAGGCGACGATCGGGCAGTTGAATTTAGCCTCCGCCGAGTGGTCGCAGATATCGTGCGGCGCACAAGGATAAAATATCGTCTGCACGCCTTTTTCTATAAGATCCATGATATGCCCGTGAACGAGCTTTGCCGGGTAACAAAGCGAGTCTGAGGGCACAGTCGCCATGCCTTTGTAATAAAGCTGCGCGGAGGATTTGCCGGAGAGGACGACCTCGTAGCCAAGCTTTGTGAAAAAGGTGAACCAAAACGGATAATCCTCATACATATTTAGGCTTCTAGGCAGCCCGATACGTCCGCGTGCGACGTCTCTTAGCGGCTTGTAATATGAAAATAGGCGTTTGTATTTGAAGCCGTAGATATTTGGAGCTTTTTCTTCTTGTTTTAAAGTCACGCCAATGCCCTTTTCGCATCGATTGCCCGTAAAATAGCAACCCCCGTCTTTAAAGGCTTGCTTTGTGATCAGGCATTGATTGCCGCATTTTTTGCAGCGATACGAGCTCGTCGTGACCTCAAAATTTGCCAGCTCGTCCGCTAGGAGCACGCTTGAGCTTTCCGTGCCCGTTTCAAGCGCTAAGATAGCCGCCCCGTAAGCTCCCATTATGCCCGAGATGTCGGGTCTTATCACGTCGCGGGCTAAGAGCTTTTCCATGGAGCGTAGCACCGCGTCGTTATAAAACGTGCCGCCTTGCACCACGATGTGATCTCCTAAATCGCTCACATCTTTTAGCTGCATGACCTTGAAAAGGGCATTCTTGATGACGGAAAATGCTATGCCTGCCGAGATATCGCTCACGGACGCGCCCTCTTTTTGCGCTTGCTTGACCTTGGAGTTCATAAACACCGTGCAGCGCGTGCCAAGATCGACGGGAGCTTTTGAGACGATCGCCTTTTGCGCGAATTCGCCCGCACTCATTTTAAGCCCGTGCGCAAAGGTCTCGATAAACGAGCCACATCCCGCCGAGCAGGCTTCATTTAGCGTTATATTGCCGATATTGCCGTCTTTTACGTAAAAGCACTTCATATCCTGTCCGCCGATATCCATCACGAATGTGACATCGGGGCAAAATTCCTGCGCCGCTCGTAGGTGCGCGAAGGTCTCGACCTCTCCGCCGTCTGCGTGGATGGCGGCTTTTACGATCGCCTCGCCGTATCCGGTCGTCATCACCGCGCCGATATGCGTGTTTTTATTCATCGCGGCGTAAAGCTCATTTAGCTCTTTGATGACGGAATTTAACGGCGAGCCGTGGTTGCTGCCGTAGGCGGTGTAAAGCAGCTCCTTGTCCTTGCCGATAGCAGCCAGCTTCGTCGTCGTCGAGCCGGCGTCTATGCCGACAAAGATCGTTCCTTGATAGCTCGCTAAATTTCCGCGTTTTACCTTGTCCTTGTCGTGGCGAGCTTTGAAATTTTCATACTCTTGCTGCGTTTCAAAGAGCGTGAAATCCGCCTGTCTGTTCTCTTTTGCCGCTGCCTGCTTGGCTTTTGCCAGACTAAGCTCGAGCTGCTTTACATCAAGCTCTTTAGCCTCTTTGCAAAGTGCCGCGCCGATAGCGACGAAGTAGTTGCCGTCCTCGACATCTACGGTATTTTCGGGGGTGAGCTTTAGCGTCTCTATGAAACGCTGTCTAAGCACGGGCAAAAAGTGCAAAGGGCCGCCTAAAAATGCGACCTTGCCGCCGATCGGGCGACCTTGAGCGAGGTTTGAGATGGTTTGATTCACCACCGCTTGCAGCACGGAAAGCGCGATGTCGGACTTTTGCGCCCCGTCGTTCATCAGCGCCTGCACGTCGGTCTTTGCAAAGACCCCGCACCTTGAGGCGATAGTGTAAATTCGCTCGCCTTTGCCGGCTAGCTCGTTTAGTCCAAGCGCGTCGGTAGAGAGCAGAGTCGCCATGTGATCGATAAATGAGCCCGTCCCGCCCGCACAAACGCCGTTCATCCTCTGCTCCGGAGCGTCGCCGAAGTAAGTCACCTTCGCGTCCTCTCCGCCAAGCTCGACGACCGTGTCGGTCTGCGGGATAAAGGTGCGCACTGCAGCCGCGCAGGCGATGACCTCTTGCACGAAGGCAAGCCCCAGCCCCTCGGCGATACCCATACCGGCAGAGCCGGTCATAGCAAAGGAAAATTTATCGTCTTTTATGATATTTTTTAGCTGTTTTAAATTTTCTTGTAGCGAGGACGTGATCTCCGAAAAATGGCGTGCGTAGTTTTTGTATAAAATTTTATTTTCGTGATCCAGCACGACTAACTTTATCGTCGTCGAGCCTATGTCGATGCCTACTTTAAATTTTGAACCCATAAACTCTCCTGGTAAATTTTGGCTCATTGATCGCGCGGTCAATAAATAATAATTATTACATCATGAAGCTGATTTTTAATTTAAATTTATCCCGCATCTATAAAAGATGAAATTTTAGATTTTTGCTGTGTTTAATAAAGCATTCGTTTAATGGTATCAACTGATATAGCGGCTGTTATTTATACTTAAAAGGAGGCTCTCGCCCCCTTATTTGAATTTACTTTTTCGGATGCGTCATCTCCTCTGGCTTTACGTAGCTGTCAAACTGCTCACCAGTTAAAATCCCCAAATTTATCGCCTCTTCGCGAAGTGTCGTGCCGTTTTTGTGCGCGGTCTTGGCGATCTTTGCGGCGTTTTCATAGCCGATGTATGGATTTAGCGCGGTTACTAGCATAAGCGAGCCATGTAAGTAGCCATCGATCACCTTGCGATTTGGCGTGATACCAACCGCGCAGTTGTCGTTGAAGCTCACCATTACGTCGCTTAGCAGGCGGATTGATTGCAAAAGATTATAGGCGATGACCGGTTTAAAGACATTTAGCTCGAAATTTCCCTGCGACGCGCCCATAGAGACTGCCACATGGTTTGCCATGACCTGCACGGCGACCATCGTCACCGCCTCGCACTGCGTCGGATTTACTTTACCTGGCATTATCGAGCTGCCGGGCTCGTTTTCAGGTAAATTTAGCTCGCCGATACCGCATCTTGGCCCGCTTGCCAGCCAGCGGATGTCGTTTGCGATCTTCATGAGATCGGCTGCCAGCGCATTTAGTGCACCGCTTAAAAACACCTCGCCGTCGTGGCTGGTGAGCCCGTGAAATTTATTCGGGTGCGAGATAAATTTAAACGGGCTTTTCGTGAGCTCGTTTAGCTCCTCGCTTACCATCTCGCTAAATTGCGGGTGCGTGTTTAGCCCCGTGCCCACCGCCGTGCCGCCGATAGCCAGCTCGCAGAGATATTTTACCGCGTCCTTTACTAAAAGCGAGCTTTTAGCCAGCATGTGCGCATAGCCGCTAAATTCCTGCCCGAGTGTGAGCGGCGTGGCGTCTTGTAGGTGCGTGCGCCCGATCTTTACGATGTCTTTAAACTCCTCGCTCTTTGCTTCTAAGCTATTTTTCAGCTTTTCTATCGCCGGGAAAAATCTCTTGGCAAGCTCCAACACAAAAGCCACTCTCATCGCGGTCGGATAGGTGTCGTTGCTACTTTGACCCTTATTTACGTCGTCATTTGGATGCACGAGCTTTTTCGCGCGAAAGTCCTCACCCAAAATTTCCGTTGCGCGGTTTGCGATGACCTCGTTTAGGTTCATATTTGACTGCGTGCCAGAGCCCGTCTGCCAGACTGCAAGCGGGAAATTTCCGCACAGCTTGCCGCTTATTATCTCATCGCACGCCTGCGCTATGGCTTTGCTTTTAGGCTCGTCAAGGCGTCCAAGCTTGTTATTTACGAGCGCGCACGCCTTTTTTAGGTATGCAAAGCCTTCGATCACTTCGCTTGGCATCTTTTCCGTGCCGATCTTGAAATTTTCAAAACTACGCTGCGTTTGTGCGCCCCAATACTTGTCGTTTGGGACTTTGACCTCGCCCATCGTGTCTTTTTCCATGCGAAAATCCATTGCTTCTCCTTTAGAAAATTTTAAAAAAGTATATTAAGAATTTTATAAAATCATGCTGATAATTTTGATGTTTGTTATTAGAAAATGTGTGCCTGCCCTTATGCGTGAGCCTGCGGACGCTGCGAGCTTGGCGTAAGCATAAATGAAAAAATAAGCCCGATAATAGCGGTCATCCATAAAATTTGCATAGCTGCGTAAAGACCGAATTTATCGGCTATCATGCCTACTGCGGGCGTGATGATGCCGCCCACGCTCACGCCAAGCCCCAGCGTGACGCCTGAGGCAAAGCCTATATTTTTGGCGAGGTATCTTTGCCCTAGCAGCACTGTAGGCGAATACGGCACGAATATCGCAACTCCGACGAAAAATAACAGTATCGTGCAAAGCGTGGCGTCCGTGCTTTGAGTAAATGCAAACAATATCGGCACCATCGCTATGTAGGCGTATCTTAACGTCTTTATATGGCCAAATTTATCAGACAGCGCGCCACCTGCTAAAGTCACAACGACGCCAAACGAAAAGAGTATCGTTAGCGCCATGCTCGCGCTACTCTCGCTTTGATGCAATACATGCACCCAGTATATGGGTATGAAGGTGTTTAGTGTGAAAAATATGACCGAGCGCGAGAATATGACCGCTGTCAGCTTTGAGAACGAGCGCCAGTCGTTTTTGGCTAAATTTTGGCCTTTTGGCTCGCTGTTTGCGACATCCTTGGCTAGATTTTTTATAGCGGGCATCGCGAGCAAAAATGCGAGCGCGACTAGAGTCGTGATGACGCCAAATACCAAAAGTCCGTGCAGTCCGGCGTGATATGCGCAAAAGCCGGCGATCAGCGGACCTACGGCAAAGCCGATGTTGCCGCCTACGGCAAATATGCTGATACCTTTTGCCTTTTTGTCGGCGCTTGAGATCGCATTTGCCGTTTTTGCGGCCTCCGGGTGAAACAGCGCACTTCCTATGCCAGAGACGATCGCAGCGCTGAGGAGTGCGGCGTATGAGCTTACAAAGCCCATCGTGCAGACGCCAAGTCCGGAGAGCACGAGGCCTAATGATATGAGCGCAGATCTTGAAATTTTGTCCGAGAAATAGCCAAAAACGGGCTGCAGGATCGATGAAAATACCGTAGAGGCAAAGATCAGCGTGGCGGCTGATTCGTAGCTTAGCGAGTAGGCCTTGATAAAAAATGGCAAGAGTGCGGGCAAAGCGCCCTGACACATGTCGTTTGCGGCGTGTCCAAGCGTGAGCAAGTATATGTGATTTTTCGCCATGCTTCGCTCCTGTGCCGCTTGGCGGCTATCTTTGACTCATCTTGATATAGATATGCAAAATATCGATCGCAGCCGGCGTGATGCCTGAAATTTCACTCGCGGCAAAGAGTGTCGGAGGGGCGAATTTCTCGAGCTTTTCTACGACCTCGTTGCTTAGCCCGCTGATACCGCGGAAGCTGAAATTTTTAGGGATCTTCACGCTCATCATATCTTTCATTTTATCGATTTGATTTTTTTGCTCGGCGATGTAGTGGCTGTATTTGCATTCTGTTAAAATTTGCTCCAAGCTCGCCTCGTCTAAATTTTCAAAAAATGCGTCCAGCTTTCGTAGCTTTTCGCTCGTGAAACTCTTTCTGGCGACGATCTTTTGTAGCGTCACTTTCTCGCTGATGACGTCCTCGTCCAGCCTCGCAAGGAATTCTAAATTTTGCTTTGATGGCGTAAATTCTCTCGTGTTTAAAATTTCAAGCCCTTTGGCTAAATTTGCGCGGATCTGCTCGATCCTAGCGTGCGTTTCATCATCGATGAGCCCGAGCTCCCTTCCGTATCCGCCAAGGCGCAAGATCGCGTTATCCTCGCGCAGCAGCAGGCGATACTCAGCGCGGCTAGTAAACATGCGGTAGGGCTCTTTCGTGCCTTTGGTTACCAGATCATCGATCAAAACGCCGATATACGCCTCGTCGCGGCGCAGCACGAGCGGGTCTTTGGCGTCTAAATTTAGCGCGGCGTTTATGCCCGCCATCAGCCCCTGAGCCGCCGCCTCCTCGTAGCCTGTCGTGCCGTTTATCTGTCCGGCTAGATACAGCCCACGCACTTTTTTGGTCTCTAAGCTGTGTTTTAGCTCGGTAGGCACGACGTAGTCGTATTCGATCGCGTATCCGTGGCGCACTATGCGGGCGTTTTCAAAGCCTCTCACGGAGCGCAGCATCGCGACTTGAACGTCGTAAGGCAGGCTCGTCGAAAAGCCGTTTATGTAGTATTCGCTCGCCTCGCGGGTCTGAGGCTCAACAAAAAGATGATGTCTGTCGCGGTCACCAAAGCGATTGATCTTATCTTCGATGCTCGGGCAGTAGCGAGGTCCGACACCCTCGATCTGTCCCGTAAATAGCGGTGCTTTGTCGAAATTTGAACGGATGATCTCGTGTGTGGTCTCGTTCGTGTAGGCGATGTAGCAGGGCAGTTGTTGGGGAGCGAAGTGCTGCGTCCTAAACGAAAATACCGCTGGCTTCGCGTCGCCGTCTTGTCTTTCAAGCACGCTAAAATCAATAGTTTTTGCGTCGATCCTCGGACACGTGCCAGTTTTTAGCCGTCCCATTTCAAGCCCTAAATTTCGCAGACTCTCACTTAAATTTGTAGAGCTTAGCTCGCCGACGCGACCGGCCTTAAGCTTATTAAAACCCACGTGGATGAGCCCGTTTAAAAACGTGCCTGTGGTGATGATGAGCTTTGTGGTCTCATAGACGTTGCCAAGGTGGGTTTTCACGCCCGTGATTTGCTCGTTTGCGCTTAAAATTTCAGTCGCGATCTCTTGGGAAATTTCTAAATTTGGCGTATTTAGCAGCAAATTTCGCATATACACGCGGTAGCGATCCATATCGATCTGAGCGCGTGAGCCACGCACTGCCGGGCCTTTACTCTCATTTAGCACGCGAAATTGTATGCCAACAGCGTCGGTCGTGAGCCCCATTTGCCCGCCCAGCGCGTCGATCTCTTTTACCAGATGCCCTTTGGCGAGGCCTCCGATAGCGGGATTACAGCTGGCTGCACCGATCTGCTCGGCTAGGATCGTTATTAAAAGTGTTTTTTTGCCCATCTTTGCAGCCGCCAAGCTGGCTTCGATACCTGCATGCCCGCCACCAACGACTATCACGTCAAATTTATCCATAAATTTACCTTTGAAAAAATGAAGCGATTTTAACAAAAAATGGCTGACGAGCGAATAAATTTGATCTTGTTGGTATTTACTATTATGAAATTTAAGCCTTGCTTATAGACTTAATATTTTATCTTAAAGAAAATGTCATTTACTTGTAACTATAAAGTAAAATATAGATACTATAAAAATAGCATATTTATAGTGTAATCCCTAAATTTAGCTATTTTAAGCTATATTCTTAAAATAATATAAAATAAAAATTTAGTTTAAAAAATATAAAATTCGTCAGATAGCTGACAGAATTTGATCGCGAAAAAGTATAAAATTACCGTAAATATTTTAGGAAGGAGTGCTTGAGATATGTTAAATTCTAACCTCTCTTGCAAGACCTGTTGCACCCAAACCGCTAGCAAAAGGGTGAAATTCCAGTCTGCAAGAAAAAATTTACATATCTCTTCAAATCAGGTGATTAAAAATCAAGTTACAAGTAATCAAGGCGTAACAGCCTTGTTGTATTAGGAGGAATTTATGAAACAACATAAATTTGTGATAGCCGATGCGAAGCGCTGCATAGGCTGTGCCACGTGCATGGCTGCTTGCTTTAAAAGCGCTTACGAACGCGGCAAGCTTTCAAAAGCGAGGCTGAGCGTGCTAAGGCAAGCAGGCGGCGTCATGCCTGTTCAGTGCAGACAGTGCGACGACGGGCCTTGTGCGAACGTCTGCCCGACCGGCGCGTTACGCTTTGACGATAACTGCATCGAGCTTCACGAGGAGATCTGTATAGGCTGTAAGATGTGCACCATCGCTTGTCCTTACGGTGCGATAAGCTCCAGTGCCGAGCTCATGCCTTCTGTTAATTACGCAGTCGAGCCAAAATACTATCTTGAGATCGAGAGCCAATCAGGCGCAAAAAATATCGCTATAAAATGCGATATGTGCTACGGACGCGAGAATGGCCCTGCATGCGTCGATGTTTGTCCGACCAGTGCGATCATCATGATCGATCCTGAAAGCGGCAAACATAAACTCGGCAATAGAATAGAATACGAAGTCGCAAACGCCTTCGCGCAAAAAATTCTAAACGGACAAGGAGCATAAGATGGTAACTGTTTATATGCTATTTGTTGTCAGCGCCGTCATCAGTATCTTGCTTTACGGTGCGCCAAAAGCGGCTGTGAAAGTGGGCTTTGGCCTTAGCGCGTTAAGCTGCTTTTATGCGATGTGCCATTTCGTGGCGAATATGGGTATGAACGACAGCTTCACTCTGATTGGGAATTTCCTCTACGCACCGAAATTTGCATTGACCCCGCTTGGAAATTTCTTTAGTTTCGTCGTCGTTTTCATCGGCTTTGCCAGCAGCGTATACGGCATGAGCTACGCTGATGAATACGTCAAAAAAGCAAATGTAGGCGTCTTTGCGTGTTTATTCAGCACGTTTATCTTGTCTATGCTCTTAGTCATCAGCGCGGACAATGTATTTTGCTTCGTCGTTTTATGGGAGCTTATGACGCTGGTTTCGTCGTTCCTTATCCTGGTAAACGATGGTAAAAATACGCTAAAAGCGGTTATGGTTTATCTTGGTATCGCGCAAATCGGTGCGTTTTGTATAACCTGTGGTTTGCTCATCATCGCTTATTACGCCGGTAGCTCAGAATTTAGCGCATTTATGAATGTCAAAATGCCGATGGGCGCATCTGCGGCTACATTCATACTATTTTTAGTAGGATTTGGTAGTAAAGCCGGTATGTGGCCTTTTCATGTTTGGCTACCGCAAGCTCACCCGGCCGCTCCGTCAAACGTCTCGGCTCTCATGAGCGGCGTTATGATAAAGGTCGCGTTATTCACTTTAGTTAAATTTACGCTTTATTTGCCACTTAGCATCTATTTTGGCCTGGCTATACTTATACTTGGTGCGGCCAGTTCGCTATTTGGCGTTTTATACGCACTTTGCCAACACGACTTCAAAGCTCTGCTCGCCTATCACTCAGTCGAAAATATCGGTATCATTTTGCTTGGTCTAGGTACCGGAATTTACGGTCTTGCAGCAGGAAATATGACATTAGCTGCCATCGGCTTTTTAGCAGGTTGCTATCACGTAGTAAACCACGCGATATTCAAAGGGTTATTGTTCCTTTGTGCGGGTTCGGTCATTCACGCGACTCATACGCAAAACATGGACATCCTCGGCGGTCTTGCTAAAAAGATGCCTTGGACGGCTGTTGGTATGTTTATAGGTATCATGGGTATCGCCGCACTCCCACCGGTAAATGGCTTTGTCTCAGAGTGGCTAACATATCAAGGCATGCTTCAAGGTGCGATGGGAGATAGCATTTTAGTCAGATACGCATTTACGCTTTCAGTCGTAGCGCTTGCATTGACCGGCGTATTGGTCGGTATGCACTTGAAGCTTTATGCAGTCATCTTCGCAGGCACACCGCGCGATAAGAAAATTTGGGAAAATGCTAAAGAAAGCCCGATAGGCATGGTGCTTGGAATGGTCGTTTTGATGATAGGCTGCGTCGGCTTTGGCGTAGGAGCGAACGTGATAGTTGATTACATCATGAAAGCTGTAAATTCCATCACGGTAAGTGGATATGACGCGAGCCTTGACTCGACAGCCATCACTTCACCTTTAGGAAGCGTGGTCTCCACTCCGCTCATCGCTATCATCTTGTGTTCTACTATGATACTGCCATTTATCATCCTTGCCGTCATGAAAGCAAACAGAAGCAAACCAAGAGAGACTGATCCTTGGGCTTGCGGCTTTAAATACAGCCCTCGTATGCAAATGACAGGCGGTCCTTTCACCGGCGATCTTAGAAAGATAATGGAGTGGCTCTTTAAAGGCAACAAAAAGGTCGTTACAAGAAATTATTTCGACGCGATAGAGTATCACAACCATCCAAAAGATATCTGGTGGGGAATGATCTACGAGCCGGTCATCAAATGGTGCATGAAATTTGCCGACAAGATAGGCATAGTCCAAAGCGGCTATACGAACGTATATACGCTTTATATCCTTGTTTATCTCTGCGCTATACTTGCCATCGGCTACTTTTTGGTTTAGGAGGCGAACATGCAAACTATACTTTTAATGATATTTCAAGTCGTAGTTATCGTTTTAGTAGCGCCTTTGTTTGACGGCATGGCAAGAAAGCTTCGTGCTAAACTCCAGTCAAAACAAGGTAGCGACTTTTTCCAAACATATCGCGACATCATAAAGCTTTTTAGACGCTCAAGGACTGTTCCTGAGTGCTCTCACTGGGTATTTAGATGGGCGCCATTTTTCTTATTCGCCACATCTGCGGCGATACTGGCGGCTATACCTATAACATACAGCAAAGAGATGGTATTTGGAGCGTATTCGGATATCTTTGTCATCCTCTATCTAGGTGCGTTGCTACGTTTCGTTTTCGGTGCGGCTTCGCTTGATAGCGGTAACCCTTTTGCAGCCACAGGCGGCGGCAGGGAGCAAATGCTAGCCGTTTATGTCGAGCCTGTGATGATAATGTGCCTCATCGTCGTGATGCTAGCGGCTAAGACTTCAAATTTAGTTGAGATTCAAGACATG containing:
- a CDS encoding proton-conducting transporter transmembrane domain-containing protein, translating into MVTVYMLFVVSAVISILLYGAPKAAVKVGFGLSALSCFYAMCHFVANMGMNDSFTLIGNFLYAPKFALTPLGNFFSFVVVFIGFASSVYGMSYADEYVKKANVGVFACLFSTFILSMLLVISADNVFCFVVLWELMTLVSSFLILVNDGKNTLKAVMVYLGIAQIGAFCITCGLLIIAYYAGSSEFSAFMNVKMPMGASAATFILFLVGFGSKAGMWPFHVWLPQAHPAAPSNVSALMSGVMIKVALFTLVKFTLYLPLSIYFGLAILILGAASSLFGVLYALCQHDFKALLAYHSVENIGIILLGLGTGIYGLAAGNMTLAAIGFLAGCYHVVNHAIFKGLLFLCAGSVIHATHTQNMDILGGLAKKMPWTAVGMFIGIMGIAALPPVNGFVSEWLTYQGMLQGAMGDSILVRYAFTLSVVALALTGVLVGMHLKLYAVIFAGTPRDKKIWENAKESPIGMVLGMVVLMIGCVGFGVGANVIVDYIMKAVNSITVSGYDASLDSTAITSPLGSVVSTPLIAIILCSTMILPFIILAVMKANRSKPRETDPWACGFKYSPRMQMTGGPFTGDLRKIMEWLFKGNKKVVTRNYFDAIEYHNHPKDIWWGMIYEPVIKWCMKFADKIGIVQSGYTNVYTLYILVYLCAILAIGYFLV
- a CDS encoding respiratory chain complex I subunit 1 family protein codes for the protein MQTILLMIFQVVVIVLVAPLFDGMARKLRAKLQSKQGSDFFQTYRDIIKLFRRSRTVPECSHWVFRWAPFFLFATSAAILAAIPITYSKEMVFGAYSDIFVILYLGALLRFVFGAASLDSGNPFAATGGGREQMLAVYVEPVMIMCLIVVMLAAKTSNLVEIQDMVRNGVIGYQIPSFAVASIAFLWCMYVETGRKPFDLAEAEQELQEGLLGEYAGSDLGLVQAALILKQFAMIGLFLTIFEPWNFSNPFLAIIVFVIKTGVFYVAAVFIDNFGPRFKMTSSLRRNALGALAISFVALTLYVVGV